Proteins encoded together in one Paracidovorax wautersii window:
- a CDS encoding CsbD family protein, translating to MNTDQVKGAVKEAAGKVQQKTGEVFNSPEQQAKGIAKQVEGNVQKNYGDAKEDVKDATRR from the coding sequence ATGAACACCGATCAAGTGAAGGGCGCCGTGAAGGAAGCTGCAGGCAAGGTCCAGCAAAAGACCGGCGAAGTGTTCAATAGCCCGGAGCAGCAAGCAAAGGGCATTGCCAAGCAGGTAGAAGGCAATGTGCAAAAGAACTACGGCGACGCCAAGGAAGACGTCAAGGACGCCACCCGTCGCTGA
- a CDS encoding DUF1428 domain-containing protein: MSYIDGFVIAVPTVNKQKFIEHARQLDPIFIELGAIRVIEGWGDDVPDGKVTDFRRAVQATAEETVAFSWVEWPDKATRDAAMKKMMEDPRMDPSAPGNPPMPFDGKRMIFGGFEQVVEVKA; encoded by the coding sequence ATGTCATACATCGACGGTTTCGTGATCGCGGTTCCCACTGTCAACAAGCAGAAATTCATTGAGCATGCGCGACAGCTCGACCCGATCTTCATCGAGCTGGGGGCCATCCGGGTGATCGAGGGCTGGGGCGACGATGTCCCCGACGGCAAGGTCACCGATTTCCGACGAGCAGTGCAGGCGACGGCAGAGGAAACGGTGGCGTTTTCCTGGGTCGAATGGCCCGACAAGGCCACGCGCGACGCCGCCATGAAAAAGATGATGGAAGACCCGCGCATGGACCCGTCTGCGCCGGGCAACCCGCCCATGCCCTTCGACGGCAAACGCATGATCTTTGGAGGCTTCGAACAAGTTGTCGAAGTCAAGGCATGA
- a CDS encoding thioredoxin family protein has product MQTPTSHPGAARLALLAREKELMRLSDEIARERRALPRQRMDKPYRFEGRDGVRTLEELFGNHSQLLVQHFMFGEGWEQGCPSCSYMADHVDGMLPHLAARDVAFCAISHAPLEAIERFRQRMGWRFDWLSSHGSDFNADFGVSFTAEQLAAGPVHYNYRDQPFESEEAPGISVFQRDADGQIFHTYSTYGRGVEAMMGTYQLLDLTPRGRDEQGLSRTMEWVRHHDRYAPEPQPTAACCHARR; this is encoded by the coding sequence ATGCAGACCCCGACATCACACCCTGGCGCCGCGCGCCTGGCGTTGCTGGCCCGCGAGAAGGAACTCATGCGGCTGTCCGACGAGATCGCACGCGAGCGCCGCGCGCTCCCCCGGCAGCGCATGGACAAGCCCTACCGCTTCGAGGGCCGTGACGGCGTCCGCACCCTGGAAGAGCTGTTCGGCAACCACAGCCAGTTGCTGGTGCAGCATTTCATGTTTGGCGAAGGCTGGGAACAAGGCTGCCCCAGTTGCTCCTACATGGCCGACCATGTCGACGGCATGCTGCCGCACCTGGCGGCGCGCGACGTGGCGTTCTGCGCCATCTCGCACGCTCCGCTGGAAGCGATTGAGCGTTTCCGCCAGCGCATGGGATGGCGCTTCGACTGGTTGTCTTCGCATGGCAGCGACTTCAATGCCGACTTCGGCGTGAGCTTCACGGCCGAGCAACTGGCCGCTGGCCCGGTGCACTACAACTACCGCGATCAGCCGTTCGAGAGCGAGGAGGCGCCCGGTATCAGCGTGTTCCAGCGCGATGCGGACGGGCAGATCTTTCACACCTATTCGACGTACGGCCGCGGCGTGGAGGCCATGATGGGCACCTACCAGCTGCTGGACCTCACGCCCCGCGGCCGCGATGAGCAAGGCCTGTCGCGCACCATGGAATGGGTGCGCCATCACGACCGTTACGCCCCCGAGCCGCAACCCACGGCGGCGTGTTGCCATGCGCGCCGCTAA